The genomic window TGAAGGCGGGCTGAGTCGGATGCGCGATTCGATTTCGAACACGGCGGAGTATGGCGATCTGACGCGCGGAGAGCAGGTTGTCGGCGATGCGACGCGGGCGGCGATGAAGAAGACGCTGGCGCAGATTCAGAGTGGGGAGTTTGCGCGGGAGTGGATTGCGGAGAACAAGGCCGGGTGTCCGAACTTCAATGCGCTGCGGGATAAAGAGAAGAAGCATCCGATTGAGATTGTGGGGGAGCAGTTGCGGGGGATGATGAGTTGGCTGCCGGGTAAGAAGGCGGAGACGCCGAAGGACGTGGTCAACGCTTAGGCTTCGTGAGAATTCCTTGCGAGGCCGCGGGTGCTTCTGGCTGACATGGGGTCCTTCGACTGCGGTTGTTCTTTGCGCTTTGCGCAAAGAACAATCCTCGCTCAGGATGACAAACTTTATTTACAGCCCGTAATTACAGCCAGGACTATTTAAATAAGGACTGTTTAGAAAATGAATAAGGGAGCGGAGATCGTTTTGCGGTGCTTGCGCGCTGAAGGGGTGGAGTTGGCGTTTGGGTATCCCGGGGGGGCGATCATGCCTCTTTATGACGCGCTGGAGGGCAGTGGCGTGCGGCATATTCTGACGCGGCATGAGCAGGGGGCGGTGTTTGCGGCGGAGGGGTATGCGCGGGTAACCGGCGAAGTGGGCGTCGCGATGGCGACGAGCGGGCCGGGGGCGACGAATCTGGTGACGGGGATTGCCGACGCGAAGATGGATTCGGTGCCGCTGGTGTGCATTACGGGGCAGGTGCGGAGTGCGTTGATTGGGACGGATGCGTTTCAGGAGACGGACGTTTTCGGCGTGACGTTGTCGTTGACGAAATGGAGCCGGCTAGTGCGGACGATTGACGAGATTCCGGAGGCGATCGCCGAGGGATTTTATTGGGCTCGCAGCGGAAGGCCAGGGCCGGTCGTAATTGATATTCCGACCGATTTGCTGAAGGCGAAGAAAGAGTTTGCCGGGGCGGTGAAGTTTACGCCGCATGCGCGGCCTGCCGACGCGAAGGCCGACGGCGGGTTCACGGACACGATTGTGGCGTTGCTGCAACGGGCGTCGAAGCCGGTGGCGCTGGTGGGGGCGGGGGCGAAACTTTCGGGAGCGATTCGGGCGTTGCGGCAGTTGCTCGATGAGCTGAATGTTCCGACATTTGCGACGGTGCATGGGCTGGGCGCGGTTCCGGCCGATGCTTCCTATTATCTGGGCATGGTCGGCATGCATGGGACGCGGGCGGCTAACACGGCTTTGAACGAGACCGATCTGCTGATGGTATTTGGAGCGCGGCTGGACGATCGCGTGACGGGCGAGCCGACGCGGTTTGCGCCGCACGCGAAGATTGTGCACTTTGAAATCGATCCGGCGCAATTGGACCGGGTGCGTCCGTGTGAAGTGGCGGTGATAGGGAATTTGGCGGAGACGATTCCGGCGTTTCAGGCGGAGTTGCGGCGGCATACTTCATCCCTTCCGGATTTTTCTGATTGGCGCGCGGTGGCTTGCGGGGAGGAACGCGCGGAGTTGGATCCGCGAGGGCTGGCGCAGCCGACGATTCGATTTCTGGACGAACTTTTTTCGCGGCTGCCGCAGGATTCGGTCGTGATTGCCGATGTGGGGCAACATCAGATGTGGGCGGCGCAGCGGTATCGGTCATCGTCGCCGCGCGGGTTTATTACATCCGGCGGATTGGGAGCGATGGGCTTCGCTTTGCCGGCGGCGGTGGGCGCGCAGTTGGCCAAGCCGGAGACTTGCGTGCTGTGCGTCTCGGGCGATGGCGGATTCCAGATGAATATTCAGGAACTGGCGACCGTGCATCGGCTGGGGCTGCCGGTGAAGATGGTAATCATCGACAACAAATATCTGGGCATGGTGCGGCAGTGGCAGCAGCTGTTTTATCAGCGGAATTATGCGGAGACGGATTTGAGCGACAATCCGGATTTTGTGGAGATCGCGAAGGCGTACAAGATACATGGCTTTCGGCTGAATGAAGATGCGATGCGGGAGTTTCCGGTGTCGTTGGAGACTGGCGATCAGATCGATCGCTTCTTGCGATCGCCGGAGCCGGAGTTGCTGGTGTTTGATTGTGCGCCGGAGGCGAATGTGTTTCCGATGGTTCCGGCGGGTGCGGCGTTGTCGGAGATGATGTTGGAAGAGGAACCGGCGCTGTAGAAATCCCCGGAATCGTTCTTGCTCGAAGACGCTCATGATGGGATGGAGATCCTTCGCTCCGCCTGAAAAACGGCTGCGCTCAGGATGACAAGTTAGAAATGGGGAGATAGACACATGCAGACGTTTCACATTCGGTATCGCAATACGCAGGGGACGCTGATGCGGATTTTGAATGCGGCTTCGCGGCGGGCGCTGGATTTGCCGGTGGTGCAGGCGGAGGCGGCGGAAGACGATCACCAGGTCACGCTGGCGCTGGATGTGAATCACAAGCAGGTGGGTCAGCTTTATCGCGAGTGGAATTCGATCGCCGATGTGGTCAAAGTCAGCTCGGGCGCGGCGCGGGCGGCGGAGTGGACGGGGCCGCATCCGCCGGCAGGCGCGGCCATTGATGATTCGCGCGCGGCTGCGGCGCGGGCGTAGGGACGAATTTGTGAGTGGGCAAGCATGACGGCTTCCTGGGCAGCGTCATGCAACTTGGGGGAGCTTGCTGCTAGGCGGGCTCCCCGTTTTTAATGGAAAGTTGCGGTATTGGTGCAGTTTGGCTGGCGCGCGAGGCTGGTTCAGCGGGAGATCCTTCCCCTTCGACTGAGCTCAGGGCTGAAAAACGGCTACGCTCAGGATGACATCGCTATTTAGAAAGCCAAAAGCATTTGAAACCTTGAAACTATGAAACTTTGAAACCTCACTTCTCTGTCCTGTAATCTTCTGACTATGGATCTCAAGCACATTAGCCGCGGAATTACTGAGGGGCGCGACCGGGCGGGGGCGCGCTCGATGTTCAAGGCCGTTGGATACACCGATGCGGATCTGGCGCGTCCGCTGATCGGCGTGGCCAATACGTGGATCGAGACTATGCCGTGCAATTTTCATCTGCGGCGGTTGTCGGCGAAGGTGAAGGAAGGGATTCGCGAGGCGGGCGGCACGCCGATGGAGTTCAACACCATTGCGATTTCCGATGGCGAGACGATGGGGACGGAGGGGATGCGGGCGTCGCTGGTGAGCCGCGAGTTGATTGCGGACTCGATTGAGCTGGTCTGCCGCGGGCAGATGTTTGACGCCGTCGTGTGCGTGGTGGGATGCGACAAGACGATTCCGGCGGCGGCGATGGCGCTGGCGCGCATCAATCTGCCGGGGATGGTTCTTTATGGTGGCACGATCGCACCGGGAAGTTATCGCGGGAAAGACGTCACTATACAGGACGTGTACGAGGCGATCGGCGCAAACATGGCTGGCAAGATGAGCGAGACGGAGCTGCGTGAGTTGGAAAATGCGGCGTGTCCGGGCGCGGGTGCGTGTGGTGGGCAGTACACGGCGAATACGATGTCGACGGTGATGGAAGTGATTGGGCTCTCGCCGATGGGATTCAACAGCGTGCCGGCGATGGATCCGCAGAAGGATCAGGTTTCGTTCGCGTGCGGCAAAGTTGTGATGAACGTGCTGCAAAAGGGAATCAAGCCGCGCGACATTCTGACGCGGGAGGCGTTCGAGAATGCGATCGCGTCGGTCGCGGCTTCGGGCGGATCGACGAATGCGGTGCTGCATCTCCTGGCGATTGCGCGCGAGGCCGGGATCGAGTTGGAGATTGACGATTTTCAGACCGTGAGCGAGCGCACTCCGTTGCTTGCCGATCTGAAACCTTCGGGGCGATTTGTGGCCGCAGATATGCATCGCGCAGGAGGCATTGGTTTGCTGGCGCAGCGGTTGCTGAAGGGAAAGAAGCTGCATGCTTCGCCGATCACCGTTACTGGGCTTTCCGTTGGAGCCGAGGCGGAGAAAGCAACAGAGACTCCAGGGCAGGAAGTGATCGTGCCGTTCGACAAGCCTTTGAAGGCGACGGGCGGGCTCGTGATTCTCAAAGGAAATCTTGCGCCGGAGGGATGCGTGGCGAAGATCAGCGGGCATGAACGGCTGGAGCATCGCGGTCCGGCGCGGGTGTTTGACTGCGAGGAAGATGCCATGGCTGCGGTCACGGCGAAGAAGATTCAGGCCGGCGACGTAGTTGTGATTCGCAATGAGGGTCCGAAGGGCGGTCCGGGGATGCGGGAGATGCTGGGCGTGACAGCCGCGATTGTGGGCGAAGGGCTCGGCGGTTCAGTGGCGCTGCTGACTGATGGACGATTCAGCGGGGCGACGCGCGGGCTAATGGCGGGACATGTTTCTCCGGAGGCAGCGCTGGGCGGGCCGATTTGTGCGGTGCGCGATGGCGACATGATTCGCTTCGACGTTGGAGCGCGTGTGCTGGAGGTTGAGATCAGCGTGGCCGAATTGCGGCAGCGGATGGCGGCGTGGAAGGCACCGGCGCCGCGGTATCCGAAGGGCGTGTTTGCGAAGTATGCGGCGCTGGTTTCGTCGGCGTCGCAGGGGGCGATTACGGGGCCGCGGTAAAAATTCGGACAGAGAAAGGCAATCTCGGCGGCGAGGGCGGGACGCCCTCGCGACAGCCGGCAAGATGCCGGCGCTACGGTTCGGGAAGATTTGAAATGGCAGAGAAGAAAACTTTATTCGAGAAGATTTGGAACGCCCACCTGGTGGCGGAGCCGGCGGGGCGGTCGCCTATTCTTTATATCGATTTGCATCTGGTGCATGAGGTGACTTCGCCGCAGGCTTTTGATGGATTACGAGTTGCTGGAAGAAAGGTGCGGCAGCCGGCGCGGACTGTGGCGACGGTGGATCACAATATTCCGACCGAACCGCGTGGAACTCCGATCACCGATTTGATTGCGGCCAGGCAGATTGCGGCGTTGCAGGCGAACTGCCAGGAGTTCGGCATCCGGCTGTTTGATATGGATTCGCCGGAGCAGGGGATCGTGCATGTGATTGGTCCGGAGTTGGGGCTGACGCAGCCGGGGATGACGATTGTTTGCGGGGACAGCCATACCAGCACGCACGGAGCTTTAGGCTCACTGGCTTTCGGGATTGGGACGTCGGAAGTGGAGCATGTTCTGGCGACACAGTGCCTGGCGCAGCAGACGCCGAAGACGATGAAGATCGACGTGCGCGGCAACCTAGCGGACGGAGTAACGGCGAAAGATCTGGCGCTGGGGATCATTGGGCAGATTGGGACCGATGGTGCGACTGGGCACGTGATCGAATACGCTGGGTCGGCGGTGCGTGCACTCTCGATGGAAGGGCGCATGACGCTATGCAATATGAGCATTGAGGCGGGAGCGCGGGCCGGGATGGTGGCGCCGGATGAGACGACCTTCGCGTATGTGAAGGGGAAGCGATTCGCTCCGCGAAATGGGGAGTGGGAAAAGGCCGTCGAATACTGGCATAGTTTGCCGACCGATGAAGGCGCAACTTTCGATAAAGTGGTGGAGATCGATGGGGCGCAGCTTTGTCCGTTTGTGACCTGGGGGACCAATCCCGGGATGGTTGCGCCGGTGACGGGGCGGGTGCCGGACGTGGGGGAATTGGCGGATTCCGAACGGCGGGCTTCGGAATTGGCTTTGCAGTATATGGGGCTGGAACCGGGGCGGCGGATTGCGGATATTGAAATTGACCGGGTGTTTATTGGGTCGTGCACGAATTCTCGGATTGAAGATTTGCGGGCGGCAGCGCGCGTGGCGCGAGGACATCATGTCAGCTCGAAAGTGCGGGCAATGGTGGTGCCGGGATCGCAGGCGGTGAAGCGGACGGCGGAGCAGGAAGGGCTGGATCGGGTTTTTCTCGACGCGGGATTTGAGTGGCGGGAGTCGGGATGCTCGATGTGCCTGGGAATGAATCCGGATATTTTACAGCCGGGGGAACGTTGCGCTTCGACCAGCAACCGGAATTTTGAGGGGCGGCAGGGGCGCGGAGGACGGACGCATCTGGTGAGTCCGATGATGGCGGCGGCGGCGGCGATTGCTGGGCATTTTACGGATATTCGGGAGTGGAAGTTTCGGTGAGGATTTGATTCGTGCTCGAGGCGGGTGTCGGAGCCATTGAGATCCCTCGCTTCGCCTGAAGAACGGCTCCGCTCGGCATGACAACCTCAATGCAACAACGACAATGATTGGGAAATCAAAATGAAGGTATTCACTGTGCATCGCGGGCGCGTGGCGCCGCTGGATCGAGTCAATGTGGACACGGACCAGATCATCCCGAAGCAGTTTTTGAAAAGGATTGAACGGACGGGCTTTGGACAGTTTTTGTTTTACGACTGGCGGTTCGACGCCGATGGCAAGAAGAACGCCGAGTTTGTGCTCGACGATCCGCGCTACGAAGGCGCGAGCATTCTGGTGGCGGGGAAGAATTTCGGGTGCGGGTCGTCGCGCGAGCATGCGGTGTGGGCGCTGGCCGACTTCGGATTCCGGGCGGTGATCTCGTCGTCGTTCGCGGATATTTTCGCCAACAACAGCGCGAAGAATGGATTCCTGGCGGTGCGGGTGGGTGAAGATGAAGTTGCGCAGGTGATGCGGCGGGCGCAGGAGATCGACGACTATCAGATCACGATTGATCTGGAGCAGTGCGAAGTGAGCGACGATAAAGGATTTTGCGCGAAGTTTGCCATCGACGAGTTTGTCCGCCATTGCCTGTTGAACGGGCTCGACGATATTGGGCTCACGCAACAGCATGAAGCGGAGATTGCTGCGTATGAAGCGGGGCATCCGACGCCGGCGGGGCTGAGGTCGTGATTGGCCGTCGTATTACGGGCGTCTCATCAAAGCTCGCCTAAGGCCAAACCGGTCGCGAAAGTTAAGAGCGAAAGTTAAAAGTTGAGAGCGAAAGTTAAAAGAAAGTCATAGCCGGTAAAGATTTGTAAAACCTTCGCCACGGCCTTGACCTCCCGCGGGGCTGCGGTTGATGCTGGTAAGGCGTGCTTTGACGCGGGCAACCGCGTTTCTGGTTCCTACCTCAGCCGACCTATTTTGAGCCAAGCTTCCTCGGTCAACCCCAGGGGCCTCTGGCAGAGAGATTTCCAGTGTGCCGGGGGTAGACTAGCGCAACCGATCTACAATGCTAACGTCTAATACTGCATCCCGGCCAGTGCCAGAAGAGCGGCGGGCAATCCTTTAGAAACACCCTTTGAATATGAATGATCTCTTAGATCGCAAGCGGACTGCCACCAAACGGCGCGTAACCGGAATCTGGGACGCACGCGTTCCTACGATTCTCATCCTGGCGGCAGTTTGCGCTTTTTTCGTTGGCTGTAGCAGCGGCGCGGACCCGAAACAGCAGAAGGCGCAGGCGGCCGGTCCGCACGCCGTCTCGGTGGCGACTGCGCCGGTGCAGCAGAAGGACGTGCCCGTCTACCTGTCGGGGCTGGGAGCGGTGACGGCGTTCAATACCGCCAACATCAAGAGCCGCGTCGACGGGCAGATCATGAAGGTGAATTTCCAGGAGGGGCAAACCGTCAAAGAAGGAGACTTGTTAATCGAGATCGATCCTCGTCCCTACCAGGCGTCGCTGGATCAGATGCAGGCGCAGTTGTTTCGCGACCAGGCGCAACTGCGCGACGCCAAGCTGAATCTGGAGCGTTATACGACGCTGATTCCCTCGGGCAGCATCGCGCAGCAGCAGGTGGATACACAGAAGGCGCTGGTGGACCAACTGGACGGCACGGTGCGGACGGATCAGGCGCAGATTGAAACCGCGAAAT from Candidatus Sulfotelmatobacter sp. includes these protein-coding regions:
- the leuC gene encoding 3-isopropylmalate dehydratase large subunit; this translates as MAEKKTLFEKIWNAHLVAEPAGRSPILYIDLHLVHEVTSPQAFDGLRVAGRKVRQPARTVATVDHNIPTEPRGTPITDLIAARQIAALQANCQEFGIRLFDMDSPEQGIVHVIGPELGLTQPGMTIVCGDSHTSTHGALGSLAFGIGTSEVEHVLATQCLAQQTPKTMKIDVRGNLADGVTAKDLALGIIGQIGTDGATGHVIEYAGSAVRALSMEGRMTLCNMSIEAGARAGMVAPDETTFAYVKGKRFAPRNGEWEKAVEYWHSLPTDEGATFDKVVEIDGAQLCPFVTWGTNPGMVAPVTGRVPDVGELADSERRASELALQYMGLEPGRRIADIEIDRVFIGSCTNSRIEDLRAAARVARGHHVSSKVRAMVVPGSQAVKRTAEQEGLDRVFLDAGFEWRESGCSMCLGMNPDILQPGERCASTSNRNFEGRQGRGGRTHLVSPMMAAAAAIAGHFTDIREWKFR
- the leuD gene encoding 3-isopropylmalate dehydratase small subunit; amino-acid sequence: MKVFTVHRGRVAPLDRVNVDTDQIIPKQFLKRIERTGFGQFLFYDWRFDADGKKNAEFVLDDPRYEGASILVAGKNFGCGSSREHAVWALADFGFRAVISSSFADIFANNSAKNGFLAVRVGEDEVAQVMRRAQEIDDYQITIDLEQCEVSDDKGFCAKFAIDEFVRHCLLNGLDDIGLTQQHEAEIAAYEAGHPTPAGLRS
- the ilvD gene encoding dihydroxy-acid dehydratase, whose translation is MDLKHISRGITEGRDRAGARSMFKAVGYTDADLARPLIGVANTWIETMPCNFHLRRLSAKVKEGIREAGGTPMEFNTIAISDGETMGTEGMRASLVSRELIADSIELVCRGQMFDAVVCVVGCDKTIPAAAMALARINLPGMVLYGGTIAPGSYRGKDVTIQDVYEAIGANMAGKMSETELRELENAACPGAGACGGQYTANTMSTVMEVIGLSPMGFNSVPAMDPQKDQVSFACGKVVMNVLQKGIKPRDILTREAFENAIASVAASGGSTNAVLHLLAIAREAGIELEIDDFQTVSERTPLLADLKPSGRFVAADMHRAGGIGLLAQRLLKGKKLHASPITVTGLSVGAEAEKATETPGQEVIVPFDKPLKATGGLVILKGNLAPEGCVAKISGHERLEHRGPARVFDCEEDAMAAVTAKKIQAGDVVVIRNEGPKGGPGMREMLGVTAAIVGEGLGGSVALLTDGRFSGATRGLMAGHVSPEAALGGPICAVRDGDMIRFDVGARVLEVEISVAELRQRMAAWKAPAPRYPKGVFAKYAALVSSASQGAITGPR
- the ilvB gene encoding biosynthetic-type acetolactate synthase large subunit, translated to MNKGAEIVLRCLRAEGVELAFGYPGGAIMPLYDALEGSGVRHILTRHEQGAVFAAEGYARVTGEVGVAMATSGPGATNLVTGIADAKMDSVPLVCITGQVRSALIGTDAFQETDVFGVTLSLTKWSRLVRTIDEIPEAIAEGFYWARSGRPGPVVIDIPTDLLKAKKEFAGAVKFTPHARPADAKADGGFTDTIVALLQRASKPVALVGAGAKLSGAIRALRQLLDELNVPTFATVHGLGAVPADASYYLGMVGMHGTRAANTALNETDLLMVFGARLDDRVTGEPTRFAPHAKIVHFEIDPAQLDRVRPCEVAVIGNLAETIPAFQAELRRHTSSLPDFSDWRAVACGEERAELDPRGLAQPTIRFLDELFSRLPQDSVVIADVGQHQMWAAQRYRSSSPRGFITSGGLGAMGFALPAAVGAQLAKPETCVLCVSGDGGFQMNIQELATVHRLGLPVKMVIIDNKYLGMVRQWQQLFYQRNYAETDLSDNPDFVEIAKAYKIHGFRLNEDAMREFPVSLETGDQIDRFLRSPEPELLVFDCAPEANVFPMVPAGAALSEMMLEEEPAL